A region of Photobacterium sanguinicancri DNA encodes the following proteins:
- a CDS encoding methyl-accepting chemotaxis protein translates to MKIKHKLLGLTGISVSALLLSLTLSWFANERVAAIDKATLTVSELEVTLLNLRRNEKDFLARFDMKYQETFNKNTALFEQQLTSLNLSVTGLDLHLAQMNTLPQYIQSYQQGMMAVISGYQVLGLTSQQGLNLTFEQAAETLQKAASRQLDSQAIFSIIQDAKLFTATQHLAYFQDYQAAYQQELALVGARVKAPLVAFNAALEQVLAQNKVIGLDHKSGLRGDIRQQSHQLEQAFNEMSQQLRKVGDSQRQSIMTITLVSVMIVIAALLALSMFISQSIQQRISAMSNLMTDIAASHDLTRRADEQGNDEISDMAVNFNYLLTGLRRLVSDVQGAITELGAASEQLQRRSRDTETSMAQQQAETDSVATAVTEMGVTIRDIAMNTETAAGNAHSSHAGAAEGLQEVNATKARIRQLSDDLAQTSDEIANLSGLSDNIGSVLDVIKGIAEQTNLLALNAAIEAARAGEQGRGFAVVADEVRTLALRTRQSTEEITTIIGSLQGQTEQVVSHISRCREQGDMSVEQVDSAEQKISQIMGDMQAIMDTSTQIATAVEQQSHVSNEVAQNVTVIRDITMSNAEVSHENAQAANAVADQAQGLAKAIAQYQA, encoded by the coding sequence GTGAAAATAAAACATAAGCTATTGGGCTTAACGGGGATCTCCGTTAGTGCCTTATTGTTATCATTAACATTGAGTTGGTTTGCCAATGAACGTGTAGCTGCTATTGATAAAGCAACACTGACTGTGAGTGAACTGGAAGTGACATTATTGAATTTGCGCCGAAATGAAAAAGACTTTCTCGCGCGTTTTGATATGAAGTATCAAGAGACATTCAATAAAAATACGGCATTATTTGAGCAGCAGCTAACGAGCTTAAATTTGAGCGTGACAGGGCTGGATCTCCATCTTGCTCAGATGAATACCTTGCCGCAATATATTCAAAGCTACCAACAAGGCATGATGGCGGTGATTTCTGGCTATCAAGTGTTAGGGTTAACGTCGCAGCAAGGATTGAATTTAACGTTCGAACAAGCGGCAGAAACGTTGCAAAAAGCGGCTTCTCGTCAGCTGGATTCCCAAGCGATCTTCTCTATCATTCAAGATGCGAAGCTGTTTACTGCAACTCAACATTTAGCGTATTTCCAAGATTATCAAGCGGCATACCAGCAAGAACTTGCGTTAGTTGGCGCTCGTGTAAAAGCACCCTTAGTGGCATTTAATGCCGCGCTTGAGCAGGTGCTCGCGCAGAATAAGGTTATCGGGTTAGATCATAAATCAGGTCTACGCGGCGATATTCGTCAACAGTCACATCAACTTGAGCAAGCATTCAATGAGATGTCGCAGCAATTGCGTAAGGTTGGTGACAGCCAGCGTCAAAGCATCATGACGATCACGCTTGTTTCGGTAATGATAGTGATTGCTGCGTTATTGGCACTTTCCATGTTTATCAGCCAGTCAATTCAGCAACGGATCAGTGCGATGAGTAACCTGATGACGGATATAGCGGCAAGCCATGATTTAACTCGCCGTGCTGATGAACAAGGTAACGATGAAATCAGTGATATGGCCGTTAACTTTAATTATTTGCTTACCGGGTTACGTCGATTAGTGAGCGATGTGCAAGGGGCGATCACTGAGTTAGGAGCTGCCTCGGAGCAATTACAACGCCGTAGTCGTGATACGGAAACGTCGATGGCGCAGCAGCAAGCTGAAACGGACTCAGTGGCTACAGCAGTGACAGAGATGGGCGTTACCATTCGTGATATTGCGATGAATACAGAAACTGCCGCAGGTAATGCACATAGTAGCCACGCGGGGGCAGCTGAAGGCTTACAAGAAGTGAATGCAACCAAAGCGCGTATTCGTCAGTTGTCGGATGATTTAGCGCAGACCAGTGATGAAATTGCCAATTTATCGGGCTTATCTGACAACATTGGTTCAGTGCTGGATGTGATTAAGGGTATAGCAGAGCAAACCAACTTGTTGGCACTGAATGCTGCGATTGAAGCCGCGCGTGCGGGGGAACAAGGACGCGGTTTTGCCGTGGTAGCCGATGAGGTGCGAACGTTAGCACTGCGTACGCGTCAGTCGACAGAAGAAATCACTACGATTATTGGCTCGCTGCAAGGGCAAACAGAACAAGTGGTCTCTCACATTAGTCGTTGCCGTGAACAGGGTGATATGAGCGTTGAGCAAGTAGATAGCGCAGAACAAAAAATCAGCCAAATTATGGGTGATATGCAAGCGATTATGGATACCAGTACACAGATTGCAACGGCGGTAGAGCAGCAATCTCATGTGTCTAATGAAGTGGCACAAAATGTAACAGTGATCCGTGATATTACGATGTCGAACGCGGAAGTTTCACACGAAAATGCACAAGCAGCCAACGCTGTCGCGGATCAGGCGCAAGGCTTAGCGAAAGCCATTGCCCAGTACCAGGCCTAA
- the nadB gene encoding L-aspartate oxidase has product MNEIREHQCDVLVIGSGAAGLSLALRLAPLGKVIVLSKGPRSEGATYYAQGGIAAVFDESDSIESHVEDTQIAGAHLCDEDVVHFIAENAKECVQWLIDGGVPFDQEESDDEQPRYHLTREGGHSHRRILHAADATGMAVQNSLQENVLNHPNIDVLERHNALDIITNQKLGNTDEPNRILGAYIWNRDIEAVETVRAKFVVLATGGASKVYQYTSNPDVSSGDGIAMAWRAGCRVANLEFNQFHPTCLFHPDARNYLLTEALRGEGAYLRRPDGSRFMLDFDPERAELAPRDVVARAIDYEMKRLGADCMYLDISHKPAEFVTKHFPTIYDKLLTFGIDITKEPIPIVPAAHYTCGGVMVDKEGRTDLDGLYAIGEVSYTGLHGANRMASNSLLECVVYAWAAAESITKKFNDVALPDHLPRWDESQVNCSDEEVVIQHNWHELRLFMWDYVGIVRSTKRLERAMRRIQLLKQEIHEYYSEFRVSNNLLELRNLVQVAELMVRCAMERKESRGLHYTLDYPEVDTEAKPTILTPDQPC; this is encoded by the coding sequence ATGAACGAAATTCGCGAACATCAGTGCGATGTGCTCGTTATTGGTAGTGGAGCTGCTGGTTTATCGCTGGCATTACGCTTAGCGCCACTTGGCAAAGTTATCGTGCTTAGCAAAGGACCTCGCAGCGAAGGAGCGACGTATTACGCTCAAGGCGGAATTGCCGCCGTTTTCGACGAGTCAGACAGTATTGAGTCACATGTTGAAGACACGCAAATTGCAGGGGCACACCTTTGTGATGAAGATGTAGTTCATTTTATTGCTGAAAATGCAAAAGAATGTGTACAGTGGCTAATAGATGGTGGTGTTCCATTTGATCAGGAAGAATCAGATGATGAACAACCTCGCTATCACCTCACTCGAGAAGGCGGCCACAGTCACCGTCGAATTCTTCATGCCGCAGATGCAACTGGCATGGCAGTACAAAACTCACTGCAAGAAAATGTCTTGAACCATCCCAATATTGATGTGCTAGAACGCCATAACGCACTGGATATTATTACCAACCAAAAACTCGGTAATACCGATGAGCCAAACCGTATTTTAGGGGCTTACATCTGGAACCGCGATATTGAAGCGGTGGAAACCGTGCGGGCCAAATTTGTGGTACTCGCAACAGGTGGTGCATCGAAAGTATACCAATACACCTCGAACCCAGATGTATCATCGGGCGATGGTATTGCGATGGCATGGCGAGCGGGCTGTCGAGTTGCCAATTTAGAGTTTAATCAATTTCACCCAACCTGTTTATTCCACCCCGATGCGCGCAACTATTTATTGACGGAAGCACTTCGTGGTGAAGGGGCATATTTACGTCGCCCTGATGGCAGCCGTTTCATGCTGGATTTCGACCCTGAACGCGCAGAATTAGCCCCTCGAGATGTGGTCGCACGTGCTATCGACTACGAAATGAAGCGCTTAGGTGCAGACTGCATGTACCTCGATATTAGCCATAAACCTGCAGAGTTTGTCACTAAACACTTTCCGACTATCTATGACAAGTTGCTGACCTTTGGAATCGATATCACCAAAGAGCCGATCCCTATTGTACCTGCAGCCCACTACACCTGTGGCGGTGTGATGGTCGATAAAGAAGGTCGTACCGATTTGGATGGCTTATATGCCATTGGTGAAGTCAGCTATACCGGCTTACATGGTGCCAACCGCATGGCATCTAACTCGCTACTCGAATGCGTGGTGTATGCATGGGCAGCAGCTGAAAGTATCACCAAAAAATTTAATGATGTCGCACTCCCCGATCACTTACCGCGCTGGGATGAAAGCCAAGTAAACTGTTCAGATGAAGAAGTCGTCATTCAGCATAACTGGCATGAGCTTCGTCTCTTTATGTGGGATTACGTTGGCATTGTGCGTTCAACCAAACGCCTAGAGCGAGCGATGCGCCGCATCCAGCTACTCAAGCAAGAAATACATGAATACTACAGCGAGTTCCGTGTTTCGAATAACCTACTTGAGCTGCGTAATTTGGTCCAAGTTGCCGAGTTAATGGTACGCTGTGCTATGGAGCGAAAAGAAAGTCGCGGTTTACACTATACCTTGGATTATCCTGAAGTAGATACCGAGGCGAAGCCGACAATTCTAACCCCAGATCAACCTTGCTAA
- the rnc gene encoding ribonuclease III, giving the protein MTSPANRLQRKLGYQFNNLELMTLAMTHRSANGTHNERLEFLGDSILSFVIADDLYHRFPHVDEGDMSRMRATLVRGKTLAELGREFDLGDHLLLGPGELKSGGYRRDSILADCVEAIIGAVYLDSDIEVVRGIILSWYQSRLDTIEPGINQKDPKTRLQECLQGRRLPLPAYTVTKVHGEAHNQEFTVQCEVTGLDKPVIGKGGSRRKAEQAAAEFALKQLES; this is encoded by the coding sequence ATGACATCTCCAGCAAATAGACTTCAGCGTAAGCTGGGGTACCAATTTAACAATTTAGAACTAATGACCTTGGCGATGACGCACCGTAGCGCCAATGGTACGCATAATGAACGTTTAGAGTTCCTAGGCGATTCGATTTTGAGCTTTGTTATTGCGGATGATTTATACCACCGTTTCCCACATGTGGATGAAGGTGATATGAGCCGTATGCGTGCTACGCTCGTTCGCGGTAAAACGCTGGCTGAGCTTGGTCGTGAGTTTGATTTAGGCGACCACTTACTACTTGGCCCTGGTGAATTGAAGAGTGGCGGTTACCGTCGTGATTCAATTTTGGCTGACTGTGTAGAAGCGATCATCGGTGCGGTTTACTTAGATAGCGATATCGAAGTTGTTCGCGGCATTATTTTAAGCTGGTACCAATCTCGTCTTGATACTATCGAGCCGGGTATTAACCAGAAAGATCCTAAAACACGCTTGCAAGAGTGCTTACAGGGGCGTCGTTTGCCACTGCCAGCATATACAGTAACTAAGGTTCATGGTGAAGCTCATAACCAAGAATTTACTGTACAGTGTGAAGTAACAGGTTTGGACAAACCTGTGATCGGTAAAGGCGGCAGTCGGCGCAAGGCAGAGCAGGCAGCAGCAGAATTTGCTCTTAAGCAGTTGGAATCATGA
- the lepA gene encoding translation elongation factor 4, protein MKHIRNFSIIAHIDHGKSTLSDRLIQVCGGLSDREMAAQVLDSMDLERERGITIKAQSVTLDYTAKDGETYQLNFIDTPGHVDFSYEVSRSLAACEGALLVVDAGQGVEAQTLANCYTAMEMDLEVVPILNKIDLPAADPERVAEEIEDIVGIDALEATRCSAKTGVGVDDVLENIVTAIPAPEGDPDAPLQALIIDSWFDNYLGIVSLVRVKNGSLKKNAKIKMMSTGQVWGVDRLGIFTPKQIDTTELNTGEVGWVVCGIKDILGAPVGDTITLAKDGCEKALPGFQKVKPQVYAGLFPVSSDDYENFRDALGKLSLNDASLFYEPESSSALGFGFRCGFLGMLHMEIIQERLEREYDLALITTAPTVVYQVETTRGETLLVDSPSKLPAVNDIETIGEPIARCNILVPAEYLGNVITLCIEKRGVQVDMVYHGNQVALTYDLPMSEVVLDFFDRLKSTSRGYASLDYNFQRYEPSNMVRVDVMINGERVDALAIITHKDNANGRGRDLVDKMKEFIPRQMFDIAIQAAIGGMIIARATVKQLRKNVIAKCYGGDISRKKKLLQKQKDGKKRMKQIGNVELPQEAFLAILHVGKDK, encoded by the coding sequence ATGAAGCACATTCGTAATTTTTCGATTATTGCACATATCGACCATGGTAAGTCGACCCTATCCGACCGCTTGATTCAAGTCTGTGGTGGCCTTTCCGATCGTGAAATGGCTGCTCAGGTTTTGGATTCCATGGATCTTGAACGCGAACGCGGTATCACCATCAAAGCACAAAGTGTGACGCTGGATTACACAGCGAAAGACGGTGAAACCTATCAATTAAACTTTATCGACACCCCAGGACACGTTGACTTCTCATACGAAGTTTCGCGTTCACTTGCTGCCTGTGAAGGTGCATTGCTGGTGGTCGATGCTGGTCAGGGCGTAGAAGCTCAAACACTAGCAAACTGTTACACCGCGATGGAAATGGATCTGGAAGTAGTGCCAATCTTGAATAAGATTGACCTTCCAGCTGCTGATCCTGAGCGTGTAGCAGAAGAAATTGAAGATATCGTTGGTATCGATGCGCTAGAAGCGACTCGTTGTTCAGCGAAAACCGGTGTTGGGGTAGATGATGTTCTTGAGAACATCGTCACTGCGATTCCAGCACCTGAAGGTGATCCTGATGCGCCGCTACAAGCGCTGATCATTGACTCATGGTTTGATAACTATTTAGGCATTGTTTCTTTAGTTCGAGTTAAAAATGGCTCACTGAAGAAAAATGCTAAAATCAAAATGATGAGCACAGGTCAAGTGTGGGGCGTTGATCGTCTGGGTATCTTTACACCAAAACAAATTGACACCACTGAGCTAAATACAGGCGAAGTAGGTTGGGTTGTATGTGGTATTAAAGACATCCTAGGTGCACCTGTTGGTGATACCATTACACTGGCTAAAGATGGCTGCGAAAAAGCGCTACCTGGCTTCCAGAAAGTGAAGCCTCAGGTTTACGCGGGTTTGTTCCCTGTCTCTTCTGATGACTATGAGAACTTCCGTGATGCATTGGGCAAGCTAAGCCTGAACGATGCGTCATTGTTCTATGAACCAGAAAGTTCATCAGCACTTGGCTTTGGTTTCCGTTGTGGTTTCCTTGGCATGTTGCACATGGAAATTATTCAGGAACGTCTAGAGCGTGAATACGATCTTGCACTGATCACGACGGCACCGACGGTAGTTTATCAAGTGGAAACAACACGTGGCGAAACGCTACTGGTTGATAGCCCATCGAAACTGCCAGCCGTGAACGATATCGAAACCATCGGTGAGCCAATTGCACGTTGTAATATCTTAGTGCCAGCTGAATACCTAGGTAACGTCATTACTTTGTGTATCGAGAAGCGCGGTGTTCAAGTTGATATGGTTTACCACGGTAACCAAGTTGCACTAACTTACGATCTTCCGATGTCTGAAGTGGTACTTGATTTCTTCGACCGCTTGAAGTCAACATCCCGTGGTTATGCATCACTGGATTACAACTTCCAACGCTACGAACCATCGAACATGGTACGTGTTGATGTCATGATCAACGGCGAGCGTGTTGATGCACTGGCGATTATTACGCACAAAGACAACGCAAATGGTCGTGGTCGTGATTTAGTCGACAAGATGAAGGAATTCATTCCTCGTCAAATGTTTGATATTGCGATTCAAGCTGCCATTGGCGGTATGATCATTGCCCGCGCAACGGTTAAGCAATTACGTAAAAACGTAATCGCGAAATGTTACGGTGGTGATATCAGTCGTAAGAAAAAACTCCTGCAAAAGCAGAAAGACGGTAAGAAGCGAATGAAGCAGATTGGTAACGTAGAACTGCCTCAAGAAGCCTTCCTTGCTATTTTGCACGTGGGTAAAGATAAATAG
- the era gene encoding GTPase Era produces the protein MTEKQHCGFIAIVGRPNVGKSTLLNRLVGQKLSITSRKPQTTRHRIMGVDTRDGYQAVFIDTPGLHIEEKRTINRLMNRAASSSLTDVELVLFLVDGTVWTADDEMVLNKLKKSELPTVLLINKVDNVKEKGDLFPHLDALSKKMDFVDVVPISAKSGTNVEAVEKIVRDHIPEGEYYFPEDYVTDRSQRFMASEIIREKLMRFLGEELPYSVTVEIERFDFNPRTNGFDINGLILVERKGQKKMVIGKNGEKMKVIGREARIDMEDLFERKVYLELWVKVKSGWADDERALRSLGYIDDL, from the coding sequence ATGACAGAGAAGCAACATTGCGGCTTTATAGCCATTGTAGGCCGACCGAACGTTGGTAAATCGACGCTACTTAACCGTTTGGTTGGGCAGAAGCTTTCGATTACCTCACGTAAACCTCAAACAACGCGCCACCGTATTATGGGTGTCGATACCCGTGACGGTTACCAAGCGGTGTTTATCGATACTCCTGGCCTTCACATTGAAGAGAAGCGTACGATCAACCGTTTGATGAACCGTGCGGCAAGTAGTTCTTTGACTGATGTTGAACTAGTACTGTTTTTGGTTGACGGTACAGTATGGACAGCTGATGACGAAATGGTACTGAACAAGCTTAAGAAAAGTGAGTTGCCAACAGTACTATTGATCAACAAAGTTGATAACGTTAAAGAAAAAGGCGATTTATTCCCACATCTTGATGCATTGTCTAAAAAAATGGACTTTGTGGATGTTGTGCCTATTTCAGCGAAAAGCGGTACTAACGTTGAAGCGGTAGAAAAAATTGTTCGTGACCATATTCCTGAAGGTGAGTATTACTTCCCTGAAGATTATGTTACTGACCGTTCTCAGCGTTTTATGGCCTCTGAAATCATTCGTGAAAAACTGATGCGTTTCTTGGGTGAAGAACTGCCGTATTCGGTGACGGTAGAAATCGAACGTTTCGATTTCAACCCACGTACCAACGGTTTTGATATCAATGGCTTGATTCTGGTTGAGCGTAAAGGCCAGAAGAAAATGGTGATCGGTAAAAATGGCGAGAAGATGAAAGTCATCGGCCGTGAAGCCCGTATTGATATGGAAGACCTGTTCGAACGTAAAGTGTACTTAGAACTGTGGGTTAAAGTGAAATCTGGTTGGGCTGATGACGAACGTGCATTGCGCAGCCTAGGTTACATCGACGACCTATAA
- a CDS encoding RseA family anti-sigma factor has product MADKEKISALLDGEDLDQSIINALTVDTESEQAWQDFNLIGDVMRGDAPQCKEWNIAGSVALALEAEPAHTGADVMVDTQDDIAPVVDLNTVREIPESQPSPREARRTLPHWLTQFGQVAMAAGVSLAVIVGVQQYNGGDDGASIEMASSDSQLSVLSTVPFSGTAEPVSLTRDSVRTAHNNGPSEAQIMEQRRRINAMLQDYELQLRLNAEDGSIDRSLLNAQ; this is encoded by the coding sequence ATGGCTGATAAAGAAAAAATTTCGGCGTTATTAGATGGCGAAGATTTAGATCAGAGCATTATAAATGCGCTGACAGTCGATACAGAAAGCGAGCAAGCCTGGCAAGACTTCAACCTTATTGGTGATGTCATGCGAGGTGATGCACCTCAATGCAAAGAATGGAATATTGCAGGGAGTGTTGCGTTGGCGCTAGAAGCTGAGCCAGCCCATACAGGTGCTGACGTGATGGTTGATACGCAAGATGATATTGCGCCTGTTGTCGATTTGAATACGGTTCGCGAGATCCCTGAATCTCAACCAAGCCCACGCGAAGCGCGTCGTACCTTACCTCATTGGTTAACCCAGTTTGGTCAAGTCGCGATGGCTGCTGGTGTATCGTTAGCGGTGATTGTTGGTGTACAACAATACAATGGTGGCGATGATGGAGCCTCTATCGAGATGGCATCATCAGATTCACAGCTGTCAGTTTTATCAACAGTCCCATTTTCAGGTACAGCTGAGCCCGTAAGCTTAACGCGTGATAGCGTTAGAACAGCACACAACAATGGTCCAAGCGAAGCTCAGATTATGGAGCAACGTCGTCGTATTAATGCCATGCTGCAAGATTACGAATTGCAGTTACGCCTTAATGCTGAAGACGGCAGCATTGATCGTTCATTGTTGAATGCTCAGTAA
- the rpoE gene encoding RNA polymerase sigma factor RpoE, with protein MSEQQTDQVLIERVQRGDKQAFNLLVVKYQNKVCNLVSRYVSNSGDVPDVAQEAFIKAYRALPTFRGESAFYTWLYRIAVNTAKNYLVAQGRRPPAFDVDAEDAEYYESGSALKEISNPENHMLSEELKQVVFSTIEGLPDDLKTAISLRELDGLSYEEIAEVMGCPVGTVRSRIFRARDAVEKRIRPLMQH; from the coding sequence ATGAGCGAGCAGCAAACTGATCAGGTATTAATTGAGCGAGTACAACGCGGTGACAAGCAAGCCTTTAATTTATTGGTCGTTAAGTACCAAAATAAGGTGTGTAATTTAGTTTCCCGTTATGTCAGTAACTCTGGTGATGTGCCCGACGTGGCGCAGGAAGCGTTTATTAAAGCGTACCGAGCATTACCGACATTTCGTGGTGAAAGTGCTTTTTACACATGGCTTTACCGTATTGCCGTTAATACTGCGAAGAATTATTTAGTGGCTCAGGGGCGTCGTCCGCCGGCTTTCGATGTAGATGCAGAAGATGCGGAATACTATGAAAGTGGCAGTGCGTTGAAAGAAATATCGAACCCTGAGAACCATATGTTGTCTGAAGAATTAAAGCAGGTTGTGTTTAGTACGATTGAAGGACTACCTGATGACCTCAAAACTGCAATCTCGTTACGTGAACTGGATGGTCTAAGTTACGAGGAAATTGCTGAGGTAATGGGGTGTCCTGTTGGTACTGTACGTTCACGTATTTTCCGAGCGCGAGACGCGGTCGAAAAACGCATCCGTCCTTTGATGCAACATTAA
- the lepB gene encoding signal peptidase I has product MANVFSLILVLATLVTGIVWALDKFVWAPKRQLKIDAAAANAGDEIDAEVLNSVAPQPVWVEQTASLFPVIALIMVFRSFIYEPFQIPSGSMMPTLLVGDFILVEKFSYGLRDPVFRHKLVENGEPERGDVVVFKYPPQPNIDYIKRVVGLPGDTVRYSANKQVCIAAKGTSDCLPVPLTNMVDSEFQQGMTQLVQFNEKLGDVEHQILIHPLKRDRTLAYQPRPGVSEWVVPEDQYFVMGDNRDNSADSRYWGFVPEANLVGKAVGIWISFEFERGADSALPSWIPTDVRFSRVGGIN; this is encoded by the coding sequence ATGGCAAATGTTTTTTCGTTAATTCTGGTATTGGCAACCTTGGTTACCGGTATCGTTTGGGCATTGGATAAGTTTGTCTGGGCACCAAAACGTCAATTGAAAATTGATGCGGCTGCTGCCAATGCGGGCGATGAGATAGATGCTGAAGTTCTTAATTCTGTTGCACCACAACCGGTATGGGTCGAGCAAACTGCTTCGCTTTTCCCGGTTATCGCACTAATAATGGTGTTTCGCTCATTTATTTATGAGCCGTTCCAGATCCCATCCGGTTCAATGATGCCGACGTTACTCGTAGGGGATTTTATTCTGGTTGAGAAATTTAGCTACGGTTTGCGTGATCCTGTATTCCGCCACAAGTTGGTAGAAAACGGTGAACCTGAGCGTGGCGATGTGGTGGTATTTAAGTACCCCCCTCAACCAAACATCGATTACATTAAACGTGTTGTCGGTTTGCCTGGTGATACTGTTCGCTACAGTGCGAACAAACAAGTTTGTATTGCTGCTAAAGGTACATCGGATTGCCTGCCTGTGCCATTGACCAATATGGTTGATAGTGAATTTCAGCAAGGCATGACACAGTTGGTTCAATTTAATGAAAAACTTGGTGACGTTGAACACCAAATTTTGATTCACCCTCTCAAACGTGATCGCACATTAGCGTATCAACCACGCCCAGGCGTGAGCGAGTGGGTTGTACCTGAAGACCAGTATTTTGTAATGGGTGATAACCGCGATAATAGTGCTGACAGCCGCTACTGGGGATTCGTACCAGAAGCGAACCTAGTGGGCAAGGCGGTCGGGATCTGGATCAGCTTTGAGTTTGAACGAGGTGCAGACAGTGCACTACCTTCTTGGATTCCTACCGACGTACGATTTAGTCGTGTCGGTGGCATAAACTGA
- a CDS encoding SoxR reducing system RseC family protein, with protein sequence MMRSLATVIAVESNAITVSCQQLTSCGHCASRDSCGTGIVSKAIPGRAHQLTIKTQESIAVGDVVEIGLAEQSMLSSALLVYLLPLLFLIVGTIIGQWVFVDLAASSELGVIAMAGACAALGLVIARHIAKRIEGQSAYTPSLIRVLGAQISNDSVINAASKDSD encoded by the coding sequence ATGATGCGATCTTTAGCAACGGTAATTGCAGTTGAAAGCAACGCAATTACCGTTAGCTGCCAGCAGCTAACCAGTTGTGGGCATTGTGCCTCACGCGATAGCTGCGGGACGGGTATTGTATCTAAAGCGATACCCGGCCGTGCGCATCAACTGACAATTAAAACCCAAGAGTCCATTGCTGTCGGTGATGTGGTTGAAATTGGCTTGGCAGAACAAAGTATGTTGAGTTCCGCCTTGCTGGTTTATTTACTTCCGCTACTCTTCTTAATAGTGGGCACTATTATTGGCCAGTGGGTCTTTGTTGATTTAGCGGCCAGCAGTGAACTGGGGGTGATAGCGATGGCTGGTGCCTGTGCGGCACTGGGTTTGGTTATTGCGCGCCATATTGCTAAGCGTATTGAAGGGCAGTCAGCTTACACTCCGAGCTTAATTCGGGTGCTAGGGGCTCAAATATCCAACGATAGCGTAATAAATGCCGCAAGCAAGGATAGCGACTAG
- the rseB gene encoding sigma-E factor regulatory protein RseB, translating into MKKFLVGAATLVSLMMPWQASAEEPVSSAEALLHQMDVASRELSYELSYILIKKNSIEPLRYSHAQIDGETFAQLVYLSGPPREVIQRGSEVSYFEPGLDAFTIDSNKMVAPLPPMMKVDVEELAANYDFISMGRAREAGVACDVVRIAPKDGTRYSYLLWVATHSNLVMRADLLDRDGEPLEQYRAVSFVVNPKISEVLKKRLVSVERPVVVQLPPQPQAELGWQVKWLPQGFESVSRNRHRLLMTERPVESKMFSDGLFSFSIYVGEADGFTVREQLVRQGRRTLHSYMKGNVEVTVVGDIPPATARRVAESVAFTAQPPAKAEKVQ; encoded by the coding sequence ATGAAAAAATTTCTGGTCGGTGCGGCGACACTGGTCAGCCTGATGATGCCATGGCAAGCCTCCGCAGAAGAACCTGTTTCTTCCGCGGAGGCTTTGTTGCATCAGATGGACGTAGCAAGTCGCGAACTTAGCTATGAGTTGTCGTACATTCTTATTAAGAAAAACAGCATTGAGCCATTACGGTATAGCCATGCGCAAATCGATGGCGAAACCTTTGCTCAGCTAGTGTATTTAAGTGGTCCTCCTCGGGAGGTGATCCAGCGTGGTAGCGAAGTCAGTTACTTTGAGCCTGGGTTGGATGCATTTACCATCGACAGCAACAAAATGGTGGCACCTTTGCCACCTATGATGAAAGTTGATGTTGAAGAACTAGCGGCAAACTATGACTTCATCTCTATGGGGCGTGCGCGTGAAGCGGGCGTTGCTTGTGATGTCGTGCGCATTGCGCCTAAAGATGGTACTCGTTATTCGTATTTGCTATGGGTTGCGACCCACAGCAATTTAGTGATGCGCGCCGATCTTCTGGATCGTGATGGTGAGCCTTTAGAGCAATACCGTGCGGTATCGTTCGTGGTGAATCCCAAAATTAGCGAAGTGCTAAAGAAACGTTTGGTATCGGTTGAGCGACCTGTCGTGGTGCAATTACCGCCACAACCGCAAGCTGAACTGGGTTGGCAGGTGAAGTGGTTACCGCAAGGTTTTGAATCGGTTTCTCGTAACCGTCATCGCTTGTTAATGACAGAGCGTCCGGTTGAAAGCAAAATGTTCAGTGATGGCTTATTTAGCTTCTCAATTTATGTGGGTGAAGCCGATGGCTTTACTGTACGTGAGCAGTTAGTACGTCAAGGGCGAAGAACATTGCATAGCTACATGAAAGGCAACGTTGAAGTCACGGTTGTTGGCGATATCCCACCCGCAACAGCGCGTCGTGTTGCTGAATCCGTTGCCTTTACAGCGCAGCCTCCAGCGAAAGCGGAAAAAGTCCAATGA